The Microplitis mediator isolate UGA2020A chromosome 10, iyMicMedi2.1, whole genome shotgun sequence genomic sequence TTCTTCCCTctaaacagggcaggaatttaaactttcagtgCGGGtgtggtgaaaattttttcactgaatgtcctactttcctccctaggtgtgtaacaAACTGTTActcattgttttaattttcaaatttaacagAGTATAGCATCGTCTGGTACTTTGCTATTAACAGCAGCAAATTTAGCAGCAATACATCCGCCAACGATTGTACCACAAAAATCATTGGACACCGTATCAGTAGCAAGTAGTACGCACTTTACAGTCGTCAATGGACTAGGCAGATCCGCGGTTATGTACAAAAAGTCATGGTGTGCAAGACATCAACTGACGGTGCTTGTTTGTACGATGAGTTTTCTTTTTATGGTTGGTCTATTAGCTGGAGTACTTTACATGGAGAGTAAGCATCATTTCAATTACGCTTATATATCCATATccatataaattacaaatactaattattcaattattttactttattgctactgctactgctactgtttatttcaattctacaacgtattaattaaatgttttaatttattttatttttttttgcagtgaGAGTTCGTGATAAGTatgattgaataaattatttaaataccacTGGGAGAGAGAGACAGACGATGTTCAGTTTAAATTACGGCGACAGGGTACTCGTCGATGCCAGTTAACCGacgaattaaatttattatatttttttatatttaaatctcCCTCCAATGCATCATTTCTTGGAGGAAAACATGTATTAAATTGAGTGGAAGTGCtgtgtattttataaataaattgagcgGCCATTAAACTGTTTGTTTGTTAGTTTAAATACGCACACTTAGctgtcaaataaataaattactgtatAATCCCGCACGTGTGATttacagtttatttttaaaaaatcaattgctaattatatgtaaatttataaattgtcgcCTATGAAGCTCTTTGTATCTGTGATACTATTTATCTTGTATTAGTgcgtaaaagtaaaaaaaaaaaattttctatttgaataaaatttataaataaacaataatttataaaataataaagtgtatgaataaaatgagattgtagataaaaaaagtactTACTTCGACCTCCTGAAGCGTTTGCGTCCATCTGTAGTTGGGCATGTCTGCACCATTTCCACTGTTGGGCTTCAGTTTGCCTTTCTCTGATTCATCTTCTTCTTCGTCATCAATCTCTTTCACTTTTGAATCCTCTGGTTTTTTATCTTCGACGGAGGAATTTTGAGGCTCGCCATTGGCTGCTGCGGTGCTGGGCCCGGGAACTGATGATGAATCAGCTTCGCTCTGTA encodes the following:
- the LOC130676419 gene encoding uncharacterized protein LOC130676419, with the translated sequence MLTTSETQPTTLVAMTDPNYKNWHIPRPSLVIGRVGDKESSDEYSVHNWVQHHHYNNLSSNSGNNTPAKNSSSSQKSTVSAHSIASSGTLLLTAANLAAIHPPTIVPQKSLDTVSVASSTHFTVVNGLGRSAVMYKKSWCARHQLTVLVCTMSFLFMVGLLAGVLYMEMRVRDKYD